A region of the Maniola jurtina chromosome 11, ilManJurt1.1, whole genome shotgun sequence genome:
tagtattttaccttattaatcattattttaatttaagtttcatttaatttcaggtGAACTAGCATCGGGAAGGACCagtaaaaagtttgaaaaatatttctacGAATTGGTGCCATTTATACTATTGCCAGGTCTCTTAATGTCCGCGGTCTTGCCGTTCTTCTTGCCAACTTTGAAAATGATGACCTTAGGAGCTGGAATGCTTAACAACATGGCTCTCACAGGCGCTGTGTTCACTCTACTCAGAAACAATGCTTTCAATGATAAATATGAGAagaaagttatttatttaaacaatggTTACCTCAATGACAAATTAGAGCCGCTTGCCGACAGCCAATCTACAATTATTGTTGATGGGGATTTTGACAAATACAGTGGCAAATATCCTGATAAATTCGCCACAGTGGAAACGAATGATGTTAAGGATTTTCATTTCAATGGCCAAGAACCGCTCGAAACAGAAAATCTTATCAGTTCAGACTGGCTCAAACAGATCACCGGAAAAGATGACGttaaagttttccaaaataatttCGTAGGAAATGATTGGAGAAGGGAATACGATGCCGGAAAGCAAACAGAATGGGTcggtaaaaatatttgaaaatgtaTAAGAACACCTACTTtcatactaagtatataatttaaCTTTGGCAAGGTGGATaactgtataaaaatatttgttttcctgAGATAAAAAGCAAAGATCGATCACTTCTTGTGAACCCCCGTTCCTCTTAAAATCGTTCCTGCCCTTTTGAAGACTTGCTCGGACAAATAAACAGATAGTTGGACAAGGAAAAAACAGTGAAACAATCACttaaattaggtatttatttctatgGATTTCTACCATAAACTTTTTAagttagataaattattatttattttattgaaataagaaAACGTAAATAGATAAAATTGAGATATAAGAAGGTAGATTACTATGGTTTcctaaaaatattgtttgttaCGAATTAAAGTATCCAAGACATTAGGTTTTACATCCGTCAATTTAGTTCATCATGAGATAAGAAagatgaataaatgattttgatggagtagatgaaattaaaatcaatatgTAATCTCATAGACTATATATtaatctatattatatttaaaaattctgtaaTCTGTTGATAAGTTGCTtagattttgttatttattgtcatttaaatgactgtacaatttttgacaaataacaaaatCACTTATCAATAGATAGTGATTCTTTATTTCAGCCGTAAAGGCGCGTTTCGACTCATGCGGAGCGGATCGGAGTCGTGTGTTTTCAACCAATCAGATAAATGGATGAGGGCGTGATTAGGTTCATCACGTTATCTAACAATAAACTGATTGGTCTATTAAACACGCTTCCGCAacgctccgcttcagtggaatCGCACCTTAATGTCTTTGCAAAAAGCAAGCtaattacttataatttttattcaatatttaaGTGTGTATAGGTAACCGAATTAAAACAACATCATTATTGTTTATCTTGTGTTTATTAAAATACTGATGTTTTATACAATAAAtctttattcattatttattttatatctaccttatgtaagcttggcccatcttaattatctataaacgtatagaagttactgattagatagttggcgccactcaaatcataacaaatcataacatcatattagaaggcgtcattgattggctgaagttgttcaacatctgatcgataaacgtactgtatataaaattcttatagtttttagttgatgaatt
Encoded here:
- the LOC123869568 gene encoding uncharacterized protein LOC123869568; the protein is MRACAAILFFAAWPCFIHAQKSHSRENSPNFANGINENLIRLVPCVKNLGLSKCVGAYGAWRAEKSLEAYAYTEHSARFPWQRYYNVSDDELYSKLCDGAERLLQRRSLKLNLNEDYSLQLRVTENGSLNVDVLKSELASGRTSKKFEKYFYELVPFILLPGLLMSAVLPFFLPTLKMMTLGAGMLNNMALTGAVFTLLRNNAFNDKYEKKVIYLNNGYLNDKLEPLADSQSTIIVDGDFDKYSGKYPDKFATVETNDVKDFHFNGQEPLETENLISSDWLKQITGKDDVKVFQNNFVGNDWRREYDAGKQTEWVGKNI